TCTGCAAGCGCCCGGTCACCGATCCCGACGAGTTGTCGGCCCTGTTGGACTGAGGCGATCAGCCCGGCCAGGGCATGGGCGCTCCTGGCTACGGACTGCGCTACGCCGCCAGCTCGGCGAGCACCCGCAACTGCCCTAGCCGGTCCTCCAGGGTGCCCATCACCGGGGCGACGATCAGGGTACCGACACCCGCCTCCCGGAACGCGGTCAGGCGCTCGCGCACCGCGCCGGCCGGGCCGCAGAGCGAGACGAGGTCGATCAGCTTGTCGGGCAGCGCCGCCATCGCCTCCCCCTGCCGTCCCGCCAGGTACAGCTCCTGCACCTTGACGGCCGCCTCCTCGAAGCCGTAGCGGCGGACGAGCTGGTTGTAGAAGTTCTGCTGGCGCGAGCCCATGCCGCCGACGTAGAGGGCGAGCATGAAGCGCATGGCGTCCCGGGCCGCCTCGACGTCGTCGGACACCTGCGTGCTCACCATGGGGGCGATGTCGACCTCGTCGAGGCTGCGGCCGGCCCGGGCCGCGCCCGCCTCCAGGTGGGGCCGGAACTCACCCATGTGCTCGGGCGACAGCATGAACGGCATCCAGCCGTCGGCGATCTCGGCAGCGAGCGCGGTGTTCTTCGGGCCGATGCTGGCCAGGTAGATCGGGAGCCGCTGCTGGGCTGGGCCGATGGTGAGCTTGAGCGCCTTGCCCGGGCCGCCGGGCAGGGGCAGGTCGTAGGTGTCGCCGTGGTACTCGACCCGCTGGCGGGCGAGCGCCATCCGCACGACGGCCACGTAGTCGCGGGTGCGCGCGAGCGGCTGGGCGTAGCGCTGGCCGTGCCAGCCCTCAGCGACCTGAGGGCCGGACAGGCCGAGCCCGAGCCGGAAGCGCCCACCGGAGAGCTGGTCCAGGGTGGCCGCGGTCATCGCGGTCATGGCCGGGCTGCGCGCGGGGAGCTGGAAGATGGCCGAGCCGATGCCGATCGTGCTGGTCTGCGCGGCGAGCCAGGCGAGCACGGTGGCCGCGTCCGAGCCGTACGCCTCCGACGCCCACACCGAGCCGTAGCCGAGCCGCTCGGCCTCCTGGCTCATGCTGAGCTGGTCGGCCGCAGTGACCCCGAGGCCCCAGTACCCGACGCTCAGCCCAAGCCGCATGCTGCCTCCTCGATCGACCCGGTGGTCCGAGAGCCTGGCGCAGACCACGGGGCGGACGCAAGCGTGGGGCGCTTCCGCCGGACTCGCGGCGGCGACCACGCAGTCGAGGCGGCGTCAGCCGACCCGTGGGAGCACCTCGCGCCGGTAGAAAGCGGAACCCCGCCTGCTCCGCCTGCTGGGCGTAGCGCACCAGCTCACGCGGGCCGTGCTCCTCGCTGGACAGGAAATAGCCGATCTCCACCATCGCCTCCTCGCCGTCGCGTCCTGTGCCCGTCCCTGCTACCACGGCAGCCCTCCGCCAACCAGGCCTCGCCTGGCCGGCCAAATTTAGGGGTTTACGCCCTGGGGCCTTGGAGTAGACTCGGAGGGTCCGGCCCGAGCCTTGTCGAGGCGACAGGCCATGACCCGAGGAGACGGTGGTATGGAGACTCCACCCGACCCGCTGGCGGGGCCGCTGCCGTGAGGCGGCTCTGAACTCGATCCCTGCCCGGCTGTTCCTGCGCAATGTGCGCGGTTCGTGGCGGCTCCAAGCCGACGGGCTGGCCCGACCACGAAGCCTGAACTGGCGGCTGGGCGCTCGGGATGATCATCGGCCCCGCCCATCCTAGGGTGGGGCCGATCGGTGTCCGAGGTCCGTTTGCGATTCGGCCCGGGCGGCCCTCCGGCCCGGTGACGGCGGCGCAGGCAGGGCCGGGCCGGGACCGGGGCCACCGGGCGGTTTGCCGCCGCCCCGGTCGGGCTATTCCATATGCTGACGATGACGACATGCTGACGATGACGACGTCAGGCGGTCCGGCACACCGTCGCCCGACGGCACCGGTCCGTGGGCCGCCAGATTGTGGCTGGAGGCACCCGATGCGCGTGGTGTTCCGCGACCGGGACGAGGCGGGCGTCGCGCTCGCCTCGATCCTGACACACTTCGCGAGGCGGGACGACGTGGTCGTGCTCGCCCTCCCACGCGGCGGTGTCCCGGTCGGCTGTCAGGTGGCCAGGTTGCTGGTCGCGCCGCTGGACGTCTTCCTGGTACGCAAGCTCGGCGTCCCCGGTCGGGAGGAGCTCGCCATGGGGGCCATCGCCTCCGGCGGCGTGCGCGTGCTCAACGAGGGGCTCGTGCGCGCCTACGGCATCCCTGACGTGGCCGTCGAGCGGATCACCGAGGCGGAGCGCCAGGAGCTCGAGCGGCGCGAGCGCGCCTACCGGGAGGGCCGGCCCCCGCCCGAGGTCGGCGGAAGAGTCGCCATCCTGGTCGACGACGGCCTGGCCACCGGCTCGACGATGCGGGCTGCGGTGGCCGCGGTCCAGCGCCTCGGGCCCAGCCGGGTCGTGGTCGGCGTGCCCACCTCGCCTGCGTCGACCTGCGACGAGCTGGCACGGGAGGCCGACGAGGTGGTCTGCGTCAGCACCCCGCCGAGGTTTCGCGCGGTCGGGCTCTCCTACCGGGAGTTCCCTCAGGTCTCCGACGAGGAGGTCCGCCAGCTGCTGCGGCAGGCACGCCACCCTGGCGGGAACGAGCCCGCCCCGGCCGCCGGCGCCAGCGGCCGCTGACGTGGCTCAGCCCGCCGCCTCGCCCCGCATGCGCTCGATGGCGCGGCGGAGCAGGCGGGAGACGTGCATCTGGGAGTAGCCGACGCGGGCGGCGATCTCAGTCCTGGCTCAGCGCCTGGAAGTAGCGGAGCAGCACCACCGCTGGTGGAGCCGCGCGGGGAAAGCCCCCGGTGGGGCCCGGCCCCGGTCTCCTGGCCTGGGGTCTCTTGGGGCGGTCGCGCTCAGCAAACTCCCAGGAAGGGCCCAGGCTGGCTCAAGGCGCGGAGCCGAGCATGGCGGTGGTGAGGTCGTGGAACGCCGGTGGTGAGGTCGTCGAAACGCCGGTGACGTCGTGGAACGCCGGTCGTGAGGTCGTGGAACGCCGGTCGTGAGGTCGTGGAACAAGGAGCATGCGAGCATGGAGACGATGATCCGACGGTCGCCGCTGCGGTCGGGGAGGTGCCCATGAGCGAGCCGGTCGCGCCCCTCGGTCAGCGCCAGCAGCCGGAGGCCCGGCTGCTGGTCGTGGAGGACGAGCCCAACATCCTCGAGCTCTTGTCGGCCAGCCTGCGGCTCGCCGGGTTCGAGGTGGCCACTGCCGCGAACGGCCTGGAGGCGCTCCAGGCCGCGCAGCGGCACCGGCCGGACCTGGTCGTGCTCGACGTGATGCTGCCCGACCTCGACGGCTTCGACGTCGCCCGCCGGCTCCGGTCGGGCGACGTGCGGACCCCCGTGCTGTTCCTGACCGCTCGGGACGCCACCGAGGACAAGGTGACCGGGCTGACGCTGGGCGGCGACGACTACGTCACCAAGCCGTTCAGCCTGGAGGAGGTGATCGCCCGGATCCGGGCGGTGCTGCGTCGCACCCGGGCCGGCATGCCGTCGCCGTCCCGGTTGCGGGCCGCCGACCTGGAGCTGGACGAGGAGGGCCACGAGGTGTGGCGGGCCGGAAGCCGCGTGCAGCTGTCGCCGACCGAGTTCAAGCTGCTGCGCTACCTGATGACCAACGTCGGACGGGTCCTGTCCAAGGGGCAGATCCTCGACTACGTGTGGAACTACGACTTTCAGGGTGACTCGGGCATCGTCGAGTCGTACGTGTCCTACCTCCGCCGCAAGGTCGACACCGTCGAGCCCAGGCTGATCCACACCATCCGCGGCGTCGGGTACGTGCTGCGGCTGCCCGACTCGTAGAGGATGACGCGCGTGCGATGGGGTCCTGTGGGCGGGCTGGCGGCCCGGCCGTGGTCGTCGGGGCGGCGGCTGCTGGGCCGCACGCCGCTGCGCGTCAAGCTGATCGTCGCCGTGCTGACCTTGGTGACCGTCGCGCTCGTCCTCATCGGCCTGGCCAGCGTCGCGGCGCTGCGCGGCTCCCTGGTCGGCCGCTTGGACGACCAGCTCGACGGCGTCGCCCGAGACTTCGACCACCCGCCCCCGCCTCGACCCCCGCCCGACCGGGGGGACGAGCGCCGCGGAGGTCCCACCCCGTACTTGATCCAGTTCCGTGACGCGACCGGCAAGGTCACCAACGAGAGCCTCCCCGACCTGCCGGAAGAGGGTCAGCCGCCACCCCGGCTGCCCGACGACGCCGCCTGGCTCCAGGCGCACGCCGGCAGGCCCATCACCGTCCCAGCCACCGCGGGTGGGGGGCAGTGGCGCGTCCTTGTCGTACCACGCAAGGACCGCTCCGGCGGCAGCGTCGCGGTCGCCGCCAGCCTGGACGAGATCGACAGCACCGTCGGGAGCTTGCAGCGCATCGACTTGATCGTGAGCCTGGTCGTGCTGGTGGTGCTGGCCGGCGTCGGTGCGGCGATCGTGCGCGCAAGCCTGCGCCCCCTCGTCGAGATCGAGCAGACCGCCGGGGCCATCGCGGCC
The nucleotide sequence above comes from Actinomycetes bacterium. Encoded proteins:
- a CDS encoding LLM class F420-dependent oxidoreductase, whose protein sequence is MRLGLSVGYWGLGVTAADQLSMSQEAERLGYGSVWASEAYGSDAATVLAWLAAQTSTIGIGSAIFQLPARSPAMTAMTAATLDQLSGGRFRLGLGLSGPQVAEGWHGQRYAQPLARTRDYVAVVRMALARQRVEYHGDTYDLPLPGGPGKALKLTIGPAQQRLPIYLASIGPKNTALAAEIADGWMPFMLSPEHMGEFRPHLEAGAARAGRSLDEVDIAPMVSTQVSDDVEAARDAMRFMLALYVGGMGSRQQNFYNQLVRRYGFEEAAVKVQELYLAGRQGEAMAALPDKLIDLVSLCGPAGAVRERLTAFREAGVGTLIVAPVMGTLEDRLGQLRVLAELAA
- a CDS encoding phosphoribosyltransferase, with the translated sequence MRVVFRDRDEAGVALASILTHFARRDDVVVLALPRGGVPVGCQVARLLVAPLDVFLVRKLGVPGREELAMGAIASGGVRVLNEGLVRAYGIPDVAVERITEAERQELERRERAYREGRPPPEVGGRVAILVDDGLATGSTMRAAVAAVQRLGPSRVVVGVPTSPASTCDELAREADEVVCVSTPPRFRAVGLSYREFPQVSDEEVRQLLRQARHPGGNEPAPAAGASGR
- a CDS encoding response regulator transcription factor, yielding MSEPVAPLGQRQQPEARLLVVEDEPNILELLSASLRLAGFEVATAANGLEALQAAQRHRPDLVVLDVMLPDLDGFDVARRLRSGDVRTPVLFLTARDATEDKVTGLTLGGDDYVTKPFSLEEVIARIRAVLRRTRAGMPSPSRLRAADLELDEEGHEVWRAGSRVQLSPTEFKLLRYLMTNVGRVLSKGQILDYVWNYDFQGDSGIVESYVSYLRRKVDTVEPRLIHTIRGVGYVLRLPDS